The following are encoded in a window of Spea bombifrons isolate aSpeBom1 chromosome 2, aSpeBom1.2.pri, whole genome shotgun sequence genomic DNA:
- the SH3BGRL3 gene encoding SH3 domain-binding glutamic acid-rich-like protein 3 translates to MVVKVYITSVTGSREIKSQQCEVMRILDSKSIVYETVDISVDNKLREEMRDKAGDPKACPPQIFNGDEYCGGYELLAAAAEEEIVDQFLKLKA, encoded by the exons ATGGTGGTGAAGGTGTACATCACTTCGGTGACCGGGTCCAGGGAG ATAAAATCCCAGCAGTGTGAGGTGATGAGGATCTTGGACAGTAAGAGCATTGTATACGAGACAGTGGATATCTCCGTGGACAACAAGTTACGCGAAGAAATGCGGGACAAGGCTGGGGACCCCAAAGCATGTCCACCTCAGATTTTCAATGGGGATGAGTACTGTGGG GGCTATGAACTGCTTGCAGCTGCTGCAGAAGAGGAGATCGTGGACCAGTTCCTGAAACTTAAGGCTTAG
- the CEP85 gene encoding centrosomal protein of 85 kDa has product MASIERFKDMGYQRTVRTDSSHTDWQTPLVSGKSVSRFAGAPGIKAISHVPVGHPCPKNTEEFCSANGSTSFQPIRSQVTIPTAHVMPSTLGMSSTNTYDHVGAQNSTDPAVCGIPVLPSADEPRKFETPNIEPTLNQSGLLHAFYNDPRPSASAGGIRTETEPYRTLPESKVGNSGDHIRSVGDHSHSQGWRPETYIHPAAELCAWRQQQTENMRLRMEQLQLGRGCPTLPVYPDNSELGRVLKASEGVLLEKEYLVERQRQHISQLEQKLRESEVQVHSTLLNQPNPYSDMYMIRLQELQREVTFLRAQFAEKNDSSNREKADLERKLAACEAECKSFQEQTKQTAHKHAEELKKQEERIKGRDRHINSLKKKCQKEAEQNKEKQQRIETLERYLADLPTVKDHQKQTHELNNLKEKSCLLQDQVKELETKLRETRSLCRERESQLVAEEQKGQELLSTIDSLQKEVERFNGTGQRDEEKRLTQMVEVLQQEVLTLQKERECLKNVVGSQTKKTEQLCSRLKELEEQVTQEEGTGQALKEETQRKENALQQLKEAVKELAVQNQDLMERNVYLQEQLHHAGVSEKLSSDDSTFIITLHKELNICLKDLKSICCLLNQRMQGMDPNLSMLLGINSAPVSEDHDILNSTSLERHLNGVRQLKQDIDDLRTTISDRYAQDMGDNCVTQ; this is encoded by the exons ATGGCATCTATAGAAAGATTCAAAGATATGGGATATCAAAGAACTGTGAGGACCG ACTCCTCACACACAGATTGGCAAACCCCCCTTGTTTCTGGGAAGTCTGTTAGTCGCTTTGCAGGAGCCCCTGGAATTAAAGCAATCTCTCATGTCCCTGTTGGGCATCCATGCCCTAAAAATACGGAGG AGTTCTGCAGTGCAAATGGCAGTACTTCCTTCCAGCCAATCAGGAGTCAGGTTACCATCCCCACAGCACATGTTATGCCTTCAACCTTAGGGATGTCTTCTACTAATACATATGATCATGTCGGGGCTCAAAACTCAACAGATCCTGCTGTATGTGGCATCCCCGTTCTGCCTTCAGCAGATGAGCCTAGAAAGTTTGAGACTCCCAATATTGAGCCCACTTTAAACCAATCTGGTCTTTTGCACGCCTTCTACAACGATCCAAGGCCTAGTGCCTCAGCAGGGGGAATCCGCACAGAGACTGAACCATATCGAACTCTGCCTGAGAGCAAAGTAGGTAATAGTGGGGATCACATACGCAGTGTTGGTGACCATTCGCATAGCCAAGGATGGAGGCCGGAAACCTATATTCATCCTGCAGCTGAACTTTGTGCATGGAGACAGCAACAGACGGAAAACATGAGGCTAAGGATGGAGCAACTACAG CTAGGAAGAGGATGTCCAACCCTTCCTGTATATCCAGATAACAGCGAGTTGGGAAGGGTCCTGAAGGCAAGTGAAGGTGTATTGCTGGAAAAGGAATACCTGGTGGAGAG GCAGAGGCAGCATATATCCCAACTGGAGCAGAAACTAAGGGAGAGTGAGGTACAAGTACACAGCACCTTACTAAATCAACCTAATCCTTACAGCGACATGTATATGATCAGACTGCAG GAACTTCAGAGGGAGGTAACTTTTCTGCGAGCACAGTTTGCTGAGAAGAATGATTCATCTAACCGGGAGAAAGCAGATTTAGAAAGAAAACTAGCGGCCTGtgaagcagagtgtaaaagcTTCCAAGAGCAAACCAAGCAGACTGCCCATAAGCATGCTGAGGAGTTAAAGAAGCAGGAGGAGCGG ATTAAAGGAAGAGATAGGCACATTAATTCTCTAAAGAAGAAATGTCAGAAAGAGGCAGAGcagaacaaagaaaaacaacaaaggaTTGAGACATTAGAAAGATATTTGGCAGATCTTCCTACTGTGAAGGACCACCAGAAACAAACACATGAG CTCAACAATCTCAAGGAGAAAAGCTGCCTTCTGCAAGATCAAGTGAAGGAGCTAGAGACCAAGCTTCGAGAAACCAGGTCATTGTGTCGCGAAAGGGAATCCCAGCTTGTAGCAGAGGAACAAAAAGGACAAGAACTTTTAAGTACCATAGACAG TTTACAGAAAGAAGTGGAACGTTTTAATGGGACCGGACAGAGAGATGAAGAGAAGCGTCTGACCCAGATGGTGGAAGTTCTACAACAGGAGGTGTTGACTCTCCAGAAGGAAAGGGAATGCCTCAAAAAT gTAGTAGGAAGTCAAACTAAGAAAACTGAGCAGTTGTGCAGTAGATTAAAG GAGCTTGAAGAGCAAGTTACACAGGAAGAAGGAACAGGACAGGCCCTAAAAGAAGAAACGCAAAGGAAAGAAAATGCTCTACAGCAACTAAAGGAAGCTGTGAAAGAG TTGGCAGTACAGAACCAGGACTTGATGGAGCGTAATGTCTATCTTCAAGAACAGCTTCATCATGCAGGAGTGAGTGAAAAGCTTTCATCAGATGACAGTACCTTCATTATCACCCTACACAAAGAACTGAATATTTGCCTGAAGGACCTGAAATCCATATGTTGCTTGCTGAACCAGAGAATGCAGGGGATGGATCCCAATCTGTCTATGCTGCTGGGGATCAACT CTGCTCCAGTTTCTGAGGATCATGACATACTGAATTCAACTTCACTTGAAAGGCATCTTAATGGAGTAAGACAGTTAAAGCAAGATATTGATGATCTGCGCACCACCATTAGTGACCGTTATGCACAAGACATGGGCGACAACTGTGTTACACAATGA